The Acidaminococcus fermentans DSM 20731 sequence CACGGACAGCTGCTTGTAGAAGGACTTGGCTTTGATGTTGAACACCAGGCAGGACACCAGGGTCACGGTCCCTACGATCATATAAGGAGCTTCCCCGAAATGGGGGTTGCCAAAACCACCCCCGAAGGAATTGGCCCCAATGCCCAGCAGGGAGAACCCGATGGAAGTCACCACGCTGGCGGAAACGATGGGCGGGATGAACCGGCGCCACCACCGGGCAATGAGTCCCAGACAGCCTTCCAGACAGCCCCCCACCAGGGCCGCTCCCAGGATGGCCCCGTAGCCGTATTTGGCCCCGATCACGCAGAAGGTGGATACAAAGGTGAAGCTGATCCCCATGATGATGGGCAGCCGGCTCCCCAGGGGACCCACCGGGAACATCTGGAACAGGGACCCCACCCCGGCCATGATCATGGCCGCCTGGATCAGGGCCGCCGCCTGTTCCGTGGGCATCTTCACCGCCCCGGTGACGATCAGGATGGGGGCGATATTGGCCACGAACATGGCCAGCACATGCTGGAGCCCGAAGGGCACTGCCTTTTTCAGGCTGATTTCGCCGTCGAACCGGTAAATGGGATCGGACAGGTCCAAACCCGGTTCCTGGATCTTTTCTTCTGCCATGGCCCCTCCTTACCGGAATACGATGGTGCCGGATGCGGCATCCATTTTTTCAATGATGGCCAGGCTCTTTACATCGTAGCCTTTCTTCCGCAGGGCATCGCCGCCCCCCTGGAAGCCTTTTTCGATGGCAATGCCCACTCCTTCCACTTCGGCACCAGCCTGGTGGACCAGGTCGATAAGGCCTTCCACCGCACAGCCGTTGGCCAGGAAGTCATCGATGATCAGTACGTGATCTCCGGCATTCAGGTATTTCTTGGAAACCACTACATGGTTCACCTTGTTGTGGGTGAAGGATCTGATTTCCGTGCTGTAGACGTCCTTGTCCATGTTGCTGCCGGCGCTTTTCTTGGCAAAGAGCACGGGCACCCGGAAATGGACCGCCGTCAGACAGGCAATGCCGATGCCGGAAGCCTCGATGGTCAGGATCTTGCTGATGGGCCGGTCCTTGAACAGTTCGTAGAATTCCTTCCCCAGCTTGCTGATGAAAGGCACATCGATCTGGTGGTTCAGGAAACTGTCCACCTTCAACACATCGCCGCTTTTAATGGTCCCGTCCGCCAGGATTTTCTTCTGCAGTAAATTGTACTCTGCCATGTCTTCCTCCCGTTTCTTCCAGACAAATCATATTGTTTTTATAAAGGGATATTATATCATATCCGTACCTTCCGGAGAACAAAAAAAGAGGTGTGAAAAAACAGCTTTCACACCCCCTGTCAACTGTCAACGGCCAAAGGAAGCCAGCAAAGCTGGCTTTGAACAACGGCAACCGTTATATAAATCGTTTCCGTAGAGGCGGCAGGCCCGGCCGCCCGCCAAATCAGCCGTTGACCATGTGTTTTGCGGGGCAACCGGCCTGCGCCCCCTACGGTTTATACTGTTTCAAAATCAATTTGCTAAAATTGATTTCCATCGGCTGCTGACTGCTGACAAAAAAGGGGCTGTGAAAAAATGATTTCTCACTTTTTCACAGCCCCCTGCTTTTTCAGTTGGAGCGGGCAATGGGAATCGAACCCACCTCTAAAGCTTGGGAAGCTTTCATTCTACCAATGAACTATGCCCGCATCAGATAAACTGTATTTTAGCAATTTTTTCTCTGTTTGTAAAGGGGTAATCCGGAGATTTTGGTAATCCTGCCGGAAATCACCCTGTTGGAACCGGCTGGATTGGGGTATAATAAAAGATACATAACAAAACTCCTGTCCGGACAGGCTGCTTCTTTCTGTTTCCGGAAAATTTTCAGATAAAGAAGGGATATCCTTGACACCATCTGCTCCTCTCCAGGAACTCCATGCGTTTTATGACAGCCTGCCTTCCGGGATCTGTCTTTTGTCCACCGATGGCCGGGAACAGATCCTGTTCGCCAGCCAGGGCCTGCTCTCCCTGTATGCCTGCCGCACCCAGGAGGAATTCCAGGCCCTGACGGGCAGCCGGTTCCGGGACATGGTGGATCCGGAGGACTACCGTCCCCTGGAAATCGTGAGCCATCCTTCCAATGATCCCCTGGCCCGGACCCAGGGCCCCATCCATCCCTTCCTCACGTTCCGGATCCGGACCCGGGAGGGCCACTACCGGCGGGTGGAGGGCATCCTGGGCAAAGAGGATGTGCCCCAGCTGGGTACCGTATGGATCCTGAGTCTCATCAGCACTTCCCAGAAAATGCTGGAACTGAAGCGGGATCCGATTACCGGCCTTATGGGGATCCATACCTTCTTCCAGGCAGCCTTTTGCCTGGGCAGCCGGAAGAAACAGGAGGGACAGCTGAAAACCTTCTGTCCCGTTTATCTCAACCTGACCAATTTCAAGCTGTACAACGCCACCTGGGGCATCCAGGCCGGGGACAACCTGCTCCGGACCATCGGGGCTGTACTCCAGAGCCATTTTCCCACCCAGCTGCTGACCCGGCTGACCGGGGACGGCTTTGTACTGATGGCCGCCGCCCAGGACCTGGAAGAGAAGCTCCTGGATGCTGTCAGGCAGGTGAACCAGCTGATCGGCAATCCCAACATCCAGCTGAAGGCGGGGATCTATCCTCCCCAGGAAAACGATTTCCCCCAGGATCTGCGCCAGTCCTTCGACATGGCCAAATCCGCCTGTGATTCCATCAAAAAAGATGCCCTCCAGGCCGTTGCCTTCTATACTCCGGAACTGGGTGCCCGGCTGGAGATCCGCTCCTTTGTGATCGAACACTTTGCCCAGGCCCTCCAGGCCGGTCATATCCAGGTGTATTACCAGCCGGTGATCCGCAGCCTTACGGGCAAACTCTGCGGCATGGAAGCCCTGGCCCGGTGGATCGATCCGGAGCGGGGAATGATTCCCCCCGGGGTCTTCGTACCCATCCTGGAAGAAGCCCGTCTGATCCATCAGCTGGACCAGTTCGTCCTGAACCAGTCGGCCCGGCTGCTCCGGGACCTGCGGAGCAGCCATCAGCCCCTGATCCCCATTTCCGTGAATTTTTCCCGGATCGACTTCCTGGTGTCCAATCCTTTCCAGCTGGTGGAAAAAGCCGTCCGGAAATACGGGCTCCAACGGGGATACATCCGGATCGAAGTGACGGAAAGCGCCCTGATCCACCAGTCCGGCCCCATCCTCCAGACCCTGCAGAAATTCCACACCAGCGGCTACAAGCTGTGGATGGATGATTTCGGCAGTGCCTATTCCTCCCTGAACCTGCTCCACAATTACCATTTCGACCTGATCAAAATCGACCAGGCCTTTCTCCGCAACCTGAACGCCCGGGGCAAAAAGATCATCACCTCCATCATCCTCATGGCCAAATCCCTGGGAATCCACACCCTGGCCGAAGGGGTGGAAACCCGGGAACAGCTGGAGTTTCTCCGGGAAGTGGGCTGTGAAAAGATCCAGGGCTTCTATTTCAGCCGTCCCCAGCCCTATGAAGCCCTCATGACCCACCTGAAATCCCGGCACATTCCAGGAGAAACCGGCCTGGAAGATCAGTGCTATGAACAGCTGGGGCTCCAGAACGTGGTGACGGACCTGCCCCTGGGGCTGTTCCGCTACAACCAGAAAGCCCTCACCCTGATTTTCATCAACCAGGCTTATCTCCGGGTGCTCCGGAGCGTAGGGATCCATTCTCTGGAAGAAGCCAACCAGATGCTCCGCGATCCAGCCTATCCTCCGGGCAGCCGGATCCGGGCCTACCTGGACCAGTTGGTGGCCGGCCGTTCCGTATCACCCATCGTCTTTGTGCAGAACGGGCAGTATCTTCGGCTGAAGGCCCGGAAGATTACAGGGACGACGCCCTGCTATCTGGGCACTGCAGAACTCCAGAACATCACCTGGGACAAAAAAGCCCCGGCCTCCCAGCAGCAGCTGGATTCCCATTTCCGGAACCTGCTCACCACCTACGACAGTCTGCTGGAGCTGGATCTGGACCGGGATACGGTGGAGCTTCTCCAGAACACCAATCCCTCCCTGGACGGCAGCCGCGTGTATCACGACATCGCTGCCTTTTTCGAGACCTATGCGGACCGGTTCGTCTATCCGGAAGACCGGACCCGGTTCCTCCAATTTCTCCGGCCGGACAACATCCAGCAGCAGGCCAGCCATTCCGACCATGGGGAAACCGCGGATCTGTTCCGGCTGCTCCGGTCCAAGGGCGAGTACCGCTGGTTCGTGTTCCACGGGGTCCTCCCTTACAAATCATCCGGACGGAAGCTGCTCCTGGGTATCCAGGAGGAATGCTGGGAACAAAAGGATCCGTCTGTTCGGCGCCGGGAGCTGCCCCAGTTTGCCCGGTCTCTGGGAATCCCTCTGGAATCATCCCCCCGGGACGAGTCCGCTTATCAGGTACTGTTCTGGAATTCCATCCGCACCTCTCCCCTGAAATTCTTCTGGAAAGACCGGCAGCTCCGGTTCAAGGGAGCCAGCCGTTCCTTCCTGGATTTCTACGGTCTGGAAGAAAAGGACATCCTGGGCCGCACCGATGAGGAACTGGGCTGGCACCCGGCTCCGGACCCGTACCGGAAAGATGAAGAAGATGTCCTCCTGCAGGGACGGACCATTACCCGGCATCTGGGGACCTGCATTGTCCGGGGGGTCCCCCACACCATCCTGTCCAGCGAATTCCCCCTGTACCGGAACAACCAGATTGTAGGGATCCTGGGCTATTTTGATGATCTGGAGGATACCCCCGCCCAGCAGGCCCTGCTCCGGGAACTGAGCCTGCGGGATCCGGAAACCGGCTTCCTCAGTTACCGGGGGATGCTGGAAACGGGGCTCCAGTACGCCGACGCCTGGCGCTGCCGGAAGGAGGATTATGCCGCCTGTCTCCTGGATATCCCGGAATTCGACGAGTTCTGCCAGGCCTATGGAATGGAACTGGGCCGGAAGCTGCTGGACAAGATTACGGAAAAACTCCGAAACCTGGGGCTCAAGGCCATTTCCCTGTCCCGGATCGGCAGCTGCTGCTTCCTGGCCTTTACCAAAGCCCTCATCCTGAAGGAGCTGGACGGGCAGATCCAGCTCCTGGCCCGGCGCATCCACGCCATTACCCAGGTGGAAGGCTACCCCTGCACCCTGTATCTCCAGTATGCCCTGGCCCGGGGATCCGAGTGCCAGAACCTGGACAACCTGCTTTCCCTTTTGACGGAGCGGCTGAAGGAGGCCCGGGAAGAACGGTATGGGGAATCCATTTTCATCGGGGACCGGATCGTCTTCGACCGGGAAAAATTCGACAACATGGATGAACTGGTAATGATCAGTGATCCGGAGACCCATGAAATGGTCTACATGAACAAAGTGGCCCAGCAGGCCTACCACCTGAAGGGTCCCCAGGACTATGAAGGCCGGTCCTGCCATGAGGTGCTGGAAGCCCAGAAAACCCCCTGTGCGGACTGCCCCGTCCCCATTCTCCGCCAGGACAAATTCCATGTGGTGACCCACCACAGCCTGAAAGCCGGCCTGGATCTGCTGGTCCGGGATACCCTGGTGCCCTGGCGGGGCCGGGCCCTCCATTTTGTCATGGCCCTGAACCTGAACCAGTATGTGGATATGGACATTGCCCGGAACGAGCTGATTTTCCGGGAGGCCGCCGCCAATGACGTAATCGCCCTGGGGCTCCGGGAAGAAGATCCCAACCAGGGCATCCGGAAGATGATGGCCCAGATCGGGCAGAACATGAAAGCGGACCGGTTCTACATTTTCGAAGAGAATCCTGACGGCACCATCAGTGCCACCTACGAATGGTACCGGGAAGGGCTGGCCCCCCACCTGGA is a genomic window containing:
- a CDS encoding xanthine phosphoribosyltransferase, translated to MAEYNLLQKKILADGTIKSGDVLKVDSFLNHQIDVPFISKLGKEFYELFKDRPISKILTIEASGIGIACLTAVHFRVPVLFAKKSAGSNMDKDVYSTEIRSFTHNKVNHVVVSKKYLNAGDHVLIIDDFLANGCAVEGLIDLVHQAGAEVEGVGIAIEKGFQGGGDALRKKGYDVKSLAIIEKMDAASGTIVFR
- a CDS encoding EAL domain-containing protein, with product MTPSAPLQELHAFYDSLPSGICLLSTDGREQILFASQGLLSLYACRTQEEFQALTGSRFRDMVDPEDYRPLEIVSHPSNDPLARTQGPIHPFLTFRIRTREGHYRRVEGILGKEDVPQLGTVWILSLISTSQKMLELKRDPITGLMGIHTFFQAAFCLGSRKKQEGQLKTFCPVYLNLTNFKLYNATWGIQAGDNLLRTIGAVLQSHFPTQLLTRLTGDGFVLMAAAQDLEEKLLDAVRQVNQLIGNPNIQLKAGIYPPQENDFPQDLRQSFDMAKSACDSIKKDALQAVAFYTPELGARLEIRSFVIEHFAQALQAGHIQVYYQPVIRSLTGKLCGMEALARWIDPERGMIPPGVFVPILEEARLIHQLDQFVLNQSARLLRDLRSSHQPLIPISVNFSRIDFLVSNPFQLVEKAVRKYGLQRGYIRIEVTESALIHQSGPILQTLQKFHTSGYKLWMDDFGSAYSSLNLLHNYHFDLIKIDQAFLRNLNARGKKIITSIILMAKSLGIHTLAEGVETREQLEFLREVGCEKIQGFYFSRPQPYEALMTHLKSRHIPGETGLEDQCYEQLGLQNVVTDLPLGLFRYNQKALTLIFINQAYLRVLRSVGIHSLEEANQMLRDPAYPPGSRIRAYLDQLVAGRSVSPIVFVQNGQYLRLKARKITGTTPCYLGTAELQNITWDKKAPASQQQLDSHFRNLLTTYDSLLELDLDRDTVELLQNTNPSLDGSRVYHDIAAFFETYADRFVYPEDRTRFLQFLRPDNIQQQASHSDHGETADLFRLLRSKGEYRWFVFHGVLPYKSSGRKLLLGIQEECWEQKDPSVRRRELPQFARSLGIPLESSPRDESAYQVLFWNSIRTSPLKFFWKDRQLRFKGASRSFLDFYGLEEKDILGRTDEELGWHPAPDPYRKDEEDVLLQGRTITRHLGTCIVRGVPHTILSSEFPLYRNNQIVGILGYFDDLEDTPAQQALLRELSLRDPETGFLSYRGMLETGLQYADAWRCRKEDYAACLLDIPEFDEFCQAYGMELGRKLLDKITEKLRNLGLKAISLSRIGSCCFLAFTKALILKELDGQIQLLARRIHAITQVEGYPCTLYLQYALARGSECQNLDNLLSLLTERLKEAREERYGESIFIGDRIVFDREKFDNMDELVMISDPETHEMVYMNKVAQQAYHLKGPQDYEGRSCHEVLEAQKTPCADCPVPILRQDKFHVVTHHSLKAGLDLLVRDTLVPWRGRALHFVMALNLNQYVDMDIARNELIFREAAANDVIALGLREEDPNQGIRKMMAQIGQNMKADRFYIFEENPDGTISATYEWYREGLAPHLDQLQNLPKKVAQPLYDTFDKEQIALVPDMQALLDRYHGFHPHIPDLHSVVSGHLTQGGRSLGFTEVVNPSADTFHSASLLLATLTRFFAILLRNRNSRRILEHNSRTDPLTGAGNRYAFHAAIAALPEGVDLAFVFGDINGLKRVNDTRGHEAGDQLICTAAEVMGQLKGSGKVFRMGGDEFLLLKEIASPEDAEALTKALKDRYKALGVSMALGTVTCRTPLANVDQIITQVDRKMYQDKGVMYGRRSTEEGVRTSKKRSCEEMNPHFFTAPVTSL